The sequence TTCTTGTCCAAAATGCAACTCTAAATTATTACATGCAAAAACATGTACTAATCATCAACCTATGATCTGTGAACCAAATTACTCTACAAATCTTTTCTTGGACCACACCACAACAATTACTAATACAAATTGAACTGGatattttgttgattttgatCAATAGCCCCCCAATACAATCTCCACCACCCTCacctcttctctctctctctctctctctctctctctacaaaACCCCAAAACAAGTTGAGCCACTAGCCATCACCGCCACCATCACCAAGGGTTTTGTTCCAACCTCCAACCGCCAGGATATGCCACGTGTGCAAGGAACCACCATGCATTGAGAAATGTGCATATATTtggatatattatatatgtatgtattgTGTAAGTTTTTGTTTCGTTAAAGCTTATCCTATGCAAGGATATGTGTGCCTGTTTTTGATTCCCTTGGATTTATATGAGAAGAAGGGGAGAAAGCACAGTAAAAATTGAATAGGAAACAGCGATTGTTGACGTGGCAGCCATACCTTGTGCTTGATGACTTAAGCCACACATATCCACTCTAACCTCCGTAACCATTTCTCTTCTTTACTACTGCTACTGCTATTATAACATAATTAACATTTGTATAAGAACCCAAAACTCCTCTTCTTGTAAGTAAATTTACATAATCAAGAATACCCTGAAAGCAGAATGGAAGCTAAGTCTATTGTTTCATCTGCAACCTTTACTAGCACTTCACTTTGTCCATCCTTTTGTCCTTCTAATCTGAATAACAGGTCTTTACTCTTAATTTCTTGGCTTCTTTGATTagtttcttgttcttatttcTCTTGCTTAATTTGAAAGCATGACTTCTTGTTACTTTCTTGATATAGGAAGCTTTTGCTGTTGCCTTTAATAAATAATCCAAGGAGATTGAGCATTGGTATCAATCAGAAAAGTGTTAGCTTCTGgtattgattaaaaaaaaaaggatttcaGTTAATGGGtagtcttttctttcttcttttttttttttggtctgTTTTGGTTATGATTTAATGTTTTGGTACTTTGAAGTCCTAAGGCTGGTCTGAGAGGAAATCTGGAAGCTGTTGGAGTTCCAACTTCTGTGCCAGTTAGAGTTGCACATGAACTTCTTCTTGCTGGTCACCGGTATTTGGATGTCAGGTATTGATTCTTGCTAACTATTTTGGAAGTAATTTTCATTGCTTCTTTGCAAGCGAAATGTCTGTTGCTTCTTtggttaaataataaacaagaAAAGCAGTTGTTTTGATTACGTATGGAAAACGTTGTAGGACTCCTGAAGAGTTCAGTGCTGGACATGTAGTGGGGGCAATCAACATTCCATATATGTACAGAGTTGGATCAGgttcttattcttttcttgaatATGTTAAGgcaacttagttttctttgaaTTTCTGTATGAACTTAGTTTCCTTATATATAACTCAAGAATCACAATATAAGAGTATAATATCAAGccttgttttaattttctagtCTTACTGGTGTTTTGCAGTCTTGTTCATTTACTCTGTTTGTACTGGTAGGTGCCATTATGAAATGAGATTGCAATTCCCAATTGGTTTTACCTTCTCTTTGTTAGATGccaattgataattttaactAGTGACAATACTTGATGCCTTTTGACTTCAATTAGTCACTCTGAAAGAGATGCAATTATATTCTGAAAACTGTCAGAGTAGAGGCCAAATAAGAACAGCAAATGTTTGTTTTAATTTCCAAGTGCAAGTGCAAAAATGATTCCAGAATTTAAGGACTGTGGTCCCAAAATAGATTTTGTATTTTGGGATTTTACACtagcatttttttttacttcctTTTCCCATTCCACCTACTACTCTTTATCTCTCATGTtctattaaaatctaattatgtTTCTGTCTCTTGATGTAGGAATGAAAAAGAACACCAAGTTTCTGGAGCAAGTATCTTCACATTTTGGgaaatataatgaaattatCATTGTATGTGTTTcaagtaaaattttttatttccacAGGCTTCAAACtgtactctttttttttttctttctttcttttcttttttcctggTCTAGTGTGTAACTTCCAGCCTTTACAGGGTTGCCAGAGTGGGAAAAGATCTATGATGGCCGCAACCGATCTCTTATCTGCTGTAAGTATATCATCCTATATATTAATCTTGAACTTGGTTTTGCTCATCATTTGCTAGGTTTAAACATCATAGTTTGGTAGGACATCAAACATCAAGAGGTGTTTCTGAAAGTTTGCTTGGAAGGCACAAAATGGTTTGCGTTGATAGTTGCTTTCACCTACTAAAGATCTAATATAAGCAAagtttactatttatatatccTTGAACAGGTTAGGATCATAAATGGGATgcttttttaaatcttaagtACGAGTCCCTTAAATTATAGCTTCCTTGTAGTCATAGCTAGCAATGTGTTGAGGTGAAAAAGGACTTGAAGGGGTTTGAATCCATGAACTCCTGCACACACTCGATCATTGAGCTATTAGGCCAACCATTTTGTTCTATGACAGTTGAATAGTCGCTACTGCGCTTAAATAATGTTTAAAATGAAGCAAGATCAGTTTGGGAATCTTTGAATAAGTTTCCAATTGGACTCGCCTAACAAATATTC comes from Ricinus communis isolate WT05 ecotype wild-type chromosome 5, ASM1957865v1, whole genome shotgun sequence and encodes:
- the LOC8267090 gene encoding thiosulfate sulfurtransferase 16, chloroplastic — its product is MEAKSIVSSATFTSTSLCPSFCPSNLNNRKLLLLPLINNPRRLSIGINQKSVSFCPKAGLRGNLEAVGVPTSVPVRVAHELLLAGHRYLDVRTPEEFSAGHVVGAINIPYMYRVGSGMKKNTKFLEQVSSHFGKYNEIIIGCQSGKRSMMAATDLLSAGYTAVTDIAGGYAAWTQNGLPTEN